In a genomic window of Cyprinus carpio isolate SPL01 chromosome A10, ASM1834038v1, whole genome shotgun sequence:
- the LOC109065516 gene encoding drebrin-like protein B, with amino-acid sequence MAVNLSKNGPALTDAYNEVVNGRTATNWVLFTYEGNSNDIRVAGKGDGGLEEMVEELNSGKVMYAFCKVLEPSSGVPKFVLINWTGEGVKDIRKGVCANHVHSMANFLRGAHVTINARSDDDVEPAAIMEKVAKGSGVNYNIHKESSQNNNCEPLGRVGSVYKKVSALDELQITDRDNFWAQAEQDEKNRRQEERRKADEERQRLEKERREHDAREANERERRRKEREKEIDQQRLFEKKQEEQRKMEKEQKEHLSPVKAGILRSESVQKANEAASIISQRSINPRELFMQKERSLANSATPSSATRPGQLRSPFLSQQAVSAENPPNKSRSQPLSPVRPAAAASVSHIPAPVSPVHETPAFPVKYEDPFSDDPFLSEQAEDSEDEWDDSGEEGSSGDSGKQQSYDVNNIYTNIPSHESLYENVNQDFQTHAGEEEETGENQNICARALYDYQALDDSEITFDPDDIITGIEMIDEGWWRGYSPDGHYGLFPANYVELL; translated from the exons ATGGCAGTAAACTTGAGTAAAAACGGACCCGCGCTCACAGACGCATATAATGAAGTGGTGAACGGGAGAACGGCCACAAACTG GGTGTTGTTCACCTATGAAGGAAACAGTAATGACATTCGGGTGGCAGGGAAGGGAG ATGGTGGGCTTGAAGAAATGGTGGAGGAACTGAACAGCGGCAAAGTCATGTACGCCTTCTGTAAGGTGTTGGAACCTAGCTCTGGAGTTCCCAAGTTTGTGCTCATCAACTGG ACTGGCGAGGGAGTCAAGGACATTAGAAAGGGTGTTTGCGCCAACCATGTTCATTCAATGGCCAATTTTCTGAGG GGTGCCCATGTGACCATCAATGCTCGATCAGATGATGATGTCGAACCTGCAGCCATCATGGAGAAGGTGGCCAAGGGCTCAGGCGTCAACTACAACATCCACAAAGAATCGAGCCAGAACAATAATTGTGAACCTCTTGGACGTGTG GGCTCTGTCTATAAAAAGGTCAGTGCTTTAGATGAACTCCAAATTACAGACAGAGACAACTTCTGGGCTCAGGCTGAG CAAGATGAGAAGAATCGGCGTCAGGAGGAGCGCAGGAAGGCAGATGAGGAGAGGCAGCGTCTGGAGAAAGAACGGAGGGAGCATGACGCTCGAGAGGCAAACGAACGAGAGCGAAGgcggaaggagagagagaaagagatcgaCCAACAGAG GCTGTTTGAAAAGAAACAAGAGGAGCAaagaaaaatg GAGAAAGAGCAGAAGGAACACCTGTCTCCTGTCAAAGCAGGAATATTGCGATCTGAGTCTGTGCAGAAGGCCAAT GAGGCAGCATCAATCATCTCTCAGCGTTCTATCAATCCCAGAGAGCTGTTCATGCAGAAGGAGAGAAGCTTGGCCAACAGTGCAACACCTTCTTCAGCCACCCGACCAG GTCAGTTGAGAAGCCCATTTTTATCCCAGCAAGCAGTCAGTGCAGAAAACCCTCCCAATAAAAGCAGGTCTCAGCCCTTATCTCCAGTTCGCCCTGCGGCGGCTGCCTCAGTTTCACATATACCAGCTCCAGTGTCTCCAGTGCACGAAACTCCGGCTTTCCCAGTAAAATATGAAG aCCCCTTCTCTGATGATCCATTTCTATCTGAACAAGCCGAGGATTCTGAAGATGAATGGGATG ATTCGGGTGAGGAGGGATCAAGCGGTGATTCTGGGAAACAGCAAAGTTATGATGTAAACAACATCTACACGAACATCCCCTCACATGAAAGTCTCTATGAGAATGTTAACCAGG ATTTCCAAACCCAtgctggagaggaagaggagacgGGCGAAAACCAGAACATCTGCGCAAGAGCACTTTATGACTACCAAGCTT TGGATGACTCAGAGATCACCTTTGACCCGGATGATATTATCACAGGGATCGAGATGATAGATGAGGGCTGGTGGAGAGGTTACAGTCCTGATGGTCACTACGGATTGTTTCCTGCTAATTATGTTGAACTTCTTTAA
- the LOC109065596 gene encoding cytochrome c oxidase subunit 5B, mitochondrial-like → MAARLLLRSAVRAATTCRASPAVALSRGMAAGGIPTDEEQATGLEKKIMNAMKAGSDPYNMINPPSITNKRIVGCVCEEDNTAVVWFWLHEGEAQRCPSCGSHYKLVPHELPH, encoded by the exons ATGGCCGCAAGGTTACTGTTGAGAAGCGCCGTCCGGGCCGCGACGACTTGCAGGGCCTCTCCAGCGGTCGCGCTGAGCAGAGGGATGGCGGCGGGAG GTATTCCCACTGATGAGGAGCAGGCAACCGGACTCGAGAAGAAGATTATGAATGCTATGAAAGCAGGCTCA GATCCTTACAACATGATTAATCCACCTTCCATCACCAACAAAAGGATTGTTGGCTGTGTCT GTGAGGAGGATAACACTGCTGTGGTTTGGTTCTGGCTCCATGAGGGTGAAGCCCAGCGCTGTCCTTCATGCGGCTCTCATTACAAGCTAGTGCCTCATGAGCTTCCTCACTGA
- the LOC109065570 gene encoding neuropeptide Y receptor type 6-like, with the protein MEASPNSDNISNTSVGLGQRTWAESNVCPPSVSGTTLLIVAYSTVIAVGLVGNTCLVFIISRQKEMRNVTNILIANLSCSDILMCVVCLPVTVIYTLMDRWILGETLCKVTPFVQCMSITVSIFSLVLIALERHQLIIHPTGWTPAAGHSYLAVAVTWMVACFISLPFLSFNILTNAPFQNLSLPFNPFSDHVICMELWPSERNRLAYTTSLLLFQYCLPLLLILLCYLRIFLRLRRRRDMVEQATEARQRKARGAQRVNAMLVVIVVAFALCWLPLNVFNTIFDWYHQVLPSCQHDIIFSACHLTAMASTCVNPVVYGFLNTNFQKELKVTLQRCHCGWGVPETYESFPLSTVATDVTKVSSMQRGSPMRTEQCAH; encoded by the coding sequence ATGGAGGCCTCTCCAAACTCGGACAACATCAGCAACACCTCAGTAGGGTTGGGCCAGAGAACATGGGCAGAGTCCAACGTCTGCCCTCCTTCTGTGAGTGGCACGACCCTTCTGATTGTGGCCTACAGCACTGTTATTGCGGTGGGATTGGTGGGCAACACTTGTCTGGTCTTCATCATATCCAGACAGAAGGAGATGAGGAATGTCACCAACATCCTCATCGCCAACCTCTCCTGCTCCGACATCCTCATGTGCGTGGTGTGCCTCCCCGTGACGGTCATCTACACGCTCATGGATCGCTGGATCCTGGGTGAGACGCTGTGCAAGGTCACGCCGTTCGTGCAGTGCATGTCCATCACAGTCTCCATCTTCTCGCTGGTCCTAATCGCGTTGGAGCGGCATCAACTCATCATCCACCCCACCGGCTGGACGCCCGCCGCAGGCCATTCCTACCTGGCCGTGGCAGTCACCTGGATGGTGGCCTGCTTCATTTCCCTACCCTTCCTGTCCTTTAACATTCTCACTAACGCCCCCTTCCAGAACCTCAGCCTTCCGTTCAACCCATTCAGCGACCACGTGATTTGCATGGAGCTCTGGCCGTCCGAACGCAACCGTTTGGCGTATACCACCTCGCTTCTGCTTTTCCAATACTGTCTACCCCTGCTTCTTATTCTGCTCTGCTACTTGCGCATATTCCTGCGTTTACGTCGACGGAGAGACATGGTGGAGCAAGCCACCGAGGCCCGGCAGAGGAAGGCGCGGGGCGCTCAGCGCGTCAATGCCATGTTGGTCGTAATTGTGGTCGCTTTTGCTCTCTGCTGGCTGCCGCTCAATGTCTTCAACACCATCTTTGACTGGTACCACCAGGTGCTTCCTTCTTGCCAGCACGACATCATCTTCTCAGCCTGCCACCTCACGGCAATGGCGTCTACCTGCGTGAACCCAGTGGTGTATGGCTTCCTCAACACCAACTTCCAGAAGGAGCTGAAGGTGACGCTTCAACGCTGCCATTGCGGCTGGGGCGTTCCAGAGACCTACGAGAGCTTCCCGCTTTCGACGGTGGCCACCGATGTCACCAAGGTGTCGTCGATGCAACGGGGCTCTCCGATGAGAACGGAACAGTGTGCTCACTGA
- the march5l gene encoding E3 ubiquitin-protein ligase MARCHF5, giving the protein MACVDEPPEKHCWVCFATEKEDRAAEWVSPCRCKGCTKWIHQSCLQRWLDEKQKGNSGGAVSCPQCGTEYRIVFPKIGPLVYFLQQVDRVLSRASPFAAAGVVVGTIYWSAVTYGAVTVMQVVGHKKGLDVMERADPLFLLMGLPTIPVMLVLGKMIRWEDYVVRLWQRHSSKLQIFSGLVPGMGHPQPRIPVEGSYGGDHLSVSRTLCGALIFPSIANLLGRLLFRRVTSNLQRTFMGGIAFVVIKGVLKVYFKQQQYLIQANRHILNYPEPEGRADGTFEDDNENSGNE; this is encoded by the exons ATGGCCTGTGTAGATGAACCTCCAGAGAA GCACTGCTGGGTGTGTTTTGCCACGGAGAAGGAGGATCGAGCTGCAGAATGGGTCAGCCCATGCCGGTGTAAGGGCTGCACTAAGTGGATCCATCAGTCTTGCTTACAGCGATGGCTGGACGAAAAACAGAAGGGAAACAGCGGAGGAGCCGTCAGCTGCCCGCAGTGTGGCACAGAATACCGGATAGTTTTCCCCAAAATCG GCCCTCTGGTGTACTTCCTTCAGCAGGTCGACAGAGTTCTGTCCAGGGCCAGTCCGTTCGCCGCAGCTGGAGTCGTGGTGGGCACCATCTATTGGTCGGCCGTTACTTATGGTGCCGTCACGGTTATGCAG GTGGTGGGCCATAAGAAGGGTCTGGATGTGATGGAGCGAGCAGATCCTCTCTTCTTACTCATGGGTTTACCCACCATCCCTGTCATGCTGGTACTGGGGAAGATGATTCGCTGGGAGGATTATGTGGTGCGGCTTTGGCAGCGACACTCCTCTAAGCTTCAGATCTTCAGTGGGCTTGTACCTG gtATGGGCCATCCTCAACCCCGCATCCCAGTGGAGGGCAGTTACGGAGGAGACCATCTCTCTGTGTCTCGCACCCTGTGCGGCGCCCTCATCTTCCCCTCCATCGCCAACCTTTTGGGACGCCTCCTGTTCCGCAGGGTCACGTCAAACCTGCAGCGCACCTTCATG GGTGGCATTGCGTTTGTGGTGATCAAGGGAGTGcttaaagtatatttcaaacaGCAACAGTACCTCATCCAGGCCAACAGACACATCCTGAATTACCCAGAGCCCGAAGGACGAGCAGATGGCACTTTTGAGGACGACAATGAAAACAGTGGCAATGAATGA